AAATCTCTCGAAACATCTATCTTCGTGCTATTCGTGATGGATTTATCGCTGGTATGCCAGTCATCCTTTTCTCATCTATCTTTATCCTTATTGCCTATGTCCCAAATGCTTGGGGATTCCACTGGTCAAAAGACATTGAGACCTTCTTGATGACTCCTTATAGCTATTCGATGGGTATCCTAGCATTCTTTGTTGGTGGTACTACCGCTAAAGCTTTGACGGACTCAATGAACCGTGACCTACCTGCGACCAATCAGATTAACTTCTTATCTACGATGCTAGCGTCTATGGTAGGGTTCCTTTTGATGGCAGCTGAGCCTGCAAAAGAAGGAGGCTTCTTGACAGCCTTCATGGGAACAAAAGGTCTTTTGACAGCATTTATTGCAGCCTTTGTGACAGTTAATGTTTACAAGGTCTGTGTGAAAAATAATGTTACTATTCGTATGCCTGAAGAGGTTCCACCAAATATCTCTCAAGTATTTAAAGACTTGATTCCATTCACTGTATCGGTTGTTCTCCTTTATGGACTTGAACTCATTGTTAAGGGAACTCTTGGTGTAACCGTTGCAGAATCAATCGGTACCCTTCTTGCTCCTCTCTTCTCAGCTGCAGATGGTTACCTTGGAATTACACTTATCTTTGGTGCTTATGCCTTCTTCTGGTTTGTTGGTATCCACGGTCCTTCAATTGTCGAACCAGCAATCGCTGCTATCACTTATGCCAATATCGATACCAACTTGCATCTTATCCAAGCTGGACAACATGCAGATAAAGTTATCACTTCTGGTACTCAAATGTTTATTGTTACCATGGGTGGAACAGGAGCCACATTGATTGTTCCATTCTTGTTCATGTGGATTTGTAAATCAGAACGTAACCGTGCCATCGGACGTGCCTCAGTTGTTCCAACATTCTTTGGGGTTAATGAGCCAATCTTATTTGGTGCACCAATCGTATTGAATCCGATTTTCTTTGTACCGTTCATTTTCGCTCCGATTGTCAACGTTTGGATCTTTAAATTCTTTGTTGACACATTGAACATGAACTCATTCTCTGCCAACCTTCCATGGGTTACTCCTGGTCCGTTGGGAATTGTACTCGGTACTAACTTCCAAGTTCTATCATTTATCTTAGCCGTACTCTTGGTAGTTGTTGATACTATCATTTATTACCCATTTGTTAAGGTATACGATGAACAAATTCTTGAAGAAGAACGTTCTGGTAAAACAAACGATGCTCTTAAAGAAAAAGTAGCTGTAAACTTCAATACTGCTAAAGCAGATGCCGTTCTTGGAAAAGCAGGCGTTGCTAAAGAAGATGTAGCAGCAAACAATAATATAACAAAAGAAACTAATGTCCTTGTTCTTTGTGCAGGTGGAGGTACAAGTGGCTTGCTTGCCAATGCCTTGAACAAAGCAGCAGTAGAATACAATGTTCCAGTCAAAGCGGCAGCGGGTAGTTACGGTGCTCACCGTGAAATGTTGCCAGAGTTTGACTTGGTTATCTTGGCTCCACAGGTCTCTTCAAACTTCGATGATATGAAGGCTGAAACAGATAAATTGGGCATTAAACTTGCAAAAACTGAAGGAGCTCAATATATCAAATTGACACGTGATGGACAAGGTGCTCTTGCATTTGTTCAACAACAGTTTGATTAATAAATTTGTAAAAGTTATTTGAGACGAGATTATTCTTTCAGTTCCTTATAATATTGTTAACCATATCATTGCATTTCATTTCATTTCCTTGGTTTCCGGAACTCAGAATATCGTCTCAAATGCTTTTTTTGAAAGGATTTATAGTTATGACTAAAACACTTCCTAAAGATTTTATTTTTGGTGGTGCTACAGCTGCTTATCAAGCAGAAGGTGCGACTCACACGGATGGTAAAGGCCCAGTTGCATGGGATAAGTATCTTGAAGATAATTATTGGTACACAGCAGAGCCTGCAAGTGATTTTTACCATAAATATCCTGTTGATTTAGAATTAGCTGAAAAATATGGCGTTAATGGTATTCGTATTTCAATTGCCTGGTCTCGTATTTTCCCAACTGGCTATGGCGAAGTAAATGAAAAAGGTGTTGAATTCTACCATAATCTTTTTGCCGAGTGCCACAAACGTCATGTTGAGCCATTCGTGACTTTGCACCACTTTGACACACCAGAAGTTCTTCACTCAGATGGAGATTTCTTAAACCGCGAAAATATAGAACACTTTGTAGATTATGCCGCTTTCTGTTTTGAAGAGTTCCCAGAAGTAAACTACTGGACAACTTTCAATGAAATTGGCCCAATTGGAGATGGTCAATACTTGGTTGGTAAATTCCCTCCAGGCATTCAATATGATCTTGCCAAAGTCTTCCAATCACACCACAATATGATGGTTTCTCATGCACGTGCTGTGAAATTGTATAAAGATAAAGGTTATAAAGGCGAAATTGGTGTAGTACATGCGTTGCCAACCAAATACCCTTATGATCCAGAAAATCCAGCAGATGTTCGTGCCGCTGAGTTAGAAGATATCATCCATAACAAATTTATCTTGGATGCAACCTACCTTGGACACTATTCAGATAAAACGATGGAAGGGGTCAACCACATCCTAGCTGAAAATGGTGGAGAACTTGATCTTCGTGATGAAGACTTCCAAGCACTTGAAGCAGCTAAAGATTTGAACGATTTCCTTGGTATCAACTACTACATGAGTGATTGGATGCAAACCTTTGATGGTGAGACTGAAATCATTCACAATGGTAAGGGTGAAAAAGGAAGTTCTAAGTACCAGATTAAAGGTGTTGGTCGCCGAATCGCACCAGATTATGTGCCTAGAACGGATTGGGACTGGATTATTTATCCTGAAGGCTTGTATGACCAAATCATGCGAGTGAAAAATGATTATCCAAACTACAAGAAGATTTACATCACTGAAAACGGTCTTGGATACAAAGATGAGTTTGTAGATAATACCGTTTATGATGATGGTCGTATTGATTACGTGAAGAAACACTTGGAAGTTTTATCAGACGCAATTGCGGATGGTGCAAATGTTAAAGGTTACTTCATCTGGTCACTTATGGATGTCTTCTCATGGTCAAACGGATACGAAAAACGTTATGGACTATTCTATGTAGACTTTGACACGCAAGAACGCTATCCTAAGAAATCAGCTCATTGGTATAAGAAAGTAGCAGAAACTCAAGTGATAGAGTAATATTACTTGAAAATGTAAAAAATTGTTATCCGATACTTTAGAAAAAGTACAA
The DNA window shown above is from Enterococcus montenegrensis and carries:
- a CDS encoding lactose-specific PTS transporter subunit EIIC; its protein translation is MHKLIELIEKGKPFFEKISRNIYLRAIRDGFIAGMPVILFSSIFILIAYVPNAWGFHWSKDIETFLMTPYSYSMGILAFFVGGTTAKALTDSMNRDLPATNQINFLSTMLASMVGFLLMAAEPAKEGGFLTAFMGTKGLLTAFIAAFVTVNVYKVCVKNNVTIRMPEEVPPNISQVFKDLIPFTVSVVLLYGLELIVKGTLGVTVAESIGTLLAPLFSAADGYLGITLIFGAYAFFWFVGIHGPSIVEPAIAAITYANIDTNLHLIQAGQHADKVITSGTQMFIVTMGGTGATLIVPFLFMWICKSERNRAIGRASVVPTFFGVNEPILFGAPIVLNPIFFVPFIFAPIVNVWIFKFFVDTLNMNSFSANLPWVTPGPLGIVLGTNFQVLSFILAVLLVVVDTIIYYPFVKVYDEQILEEERSGKTNDALKEKVAVNFNTAKADAVLGKAGVAKEDVAANNNITKETNVLVLCAGGGTSGLLANALNKAAVEYNVPVKAAAGSYGAHREMLPEFDLVILAPQVSSNFDDMKAETDKLGIKLAKTEGAQYIKLTRDGQGALAFVQQQFD
- the lacG gene encoding 6-phospho-beta-galactosidase; protein product: MTKTLPKDFIFGGATAAYQAEGATHTDGKGPVAWDKYLEDNYWYTAEPASDFYHKYPVDLELAEKYGVNGIRISIAWSRIFPTGYGEVNEKGVEFYHNLFAECHKRHVEPFVTLHHFDTPEVLHSDGDFLNRENIEHFVDYAAFCFEEFPEVNYWTTFNEIGPIGDGQYLVGKFPPGIQYDLAKVFQSHHNMMVSHARAVKLYKDKGYKGEIGVVHALPTKYPYDPENPADVRAAELEDIIHNKFILDATYLGHYSDKTMEGVNHILAENGGELDLRDEDFQALEAAKDLNDFLGINYYMSDWMQTFDGETEIIHNGKGEKGSSKYQIKGVGRRIAPDYVPRTDWDWIIYPEGLYDQIMRVKNDYPNYKKIYITENGLGYKDEFVDNTVYDDGRIDYVKKHLEVLSDAIADGANVKGYFIWSLMDVFSWSNGYEKRYGLFYVDFDTQERYPKKSAHWYKKVAETQVIE